A single region of the Chryseobacterium sp. 6424 genome encodes:
- the gap gene encoding type I glyceraldehyde-3-phosphate dehydrogenase, whose translation MSTIKVGINGFGRIGRLVFRVMTERENIEVVGINDLIDADYMAYMLKYDSVHGRFNGEVSVEGNDLIVNGKRIRVTAEKDPNNLKWNEVGAEYIVESTGLFLSKETAQAHINAGAKKVVLSAPSKDDTPMFVMGVNHMDLTDDIKIFSNASCTTNCLAPLAKVVHDNFGIVEGLMTTVHATTATQKTVDGPSMKDWRGGRSALNNIIPSSTGAAKAVGKVIPSLNGKLTGMSFRVPTADVSVVDLTVRLEKATSYEEICAAMKAASEGELKGILGYTEDAVVSQDFVGEKRTSVFDKDAGIMLSPNFVKLVSWYDNEMGYSNKLADLLVHSASL comes from the coding sequence ATGTCGACAATTAAAGTAGGAATTAACGGATTTGGTAGAATCGGACGTCTGGTTTTCCGCGTAATGACGGAAAGAGAAAATATCGAAGTTGTTGGAATCAACGACCTGATTGATGCTGATTACATGGCTTATATGCTAAAGTACGATTCCGTACACGGAAGATTCAACGGTGAAGTTTCCGTAGAAGGAAATGACCTAATCGTCAACGGAAAAAGAATTCGTGTAACTGCTGAAAAAGACCCTAACAACCTGAAATGGAATGAAGTAGGCGCAGAATATATTGTAGAATCTACCGGGCTTTTCCTTTCTAAAGAAACTGCGCAGGCACACATCAACGCTGGCGCTAAAAAAGTTGTACTTTCCGCTCCTTCAAAGGATGATACCCCAATGTTTGTAATGGGTGTAAACCACATGGATCTTACGGATGATATTAAAATCTTTTCAAACGCTTCTTGCACCACCAACTGCCTGGCCCCGCTTGCAAAAGTAGTGCATGATAATTTCGGTATCGTGGAAGGCTTGATGACTACTGTACACGCTACTACAGCCACACAGAAAACAGTTGACGGACCATCGATGAAAGACTGGCGAGGTGGTCGCTCTGCACTTAACAACATTATCCCGTCCTCTACCGGTGCCGCAAAAGCCGTAGGTAAAGTTATACCTTCCTTGAACGGCAAACTTACCGGCATGTCCTTCCGTGTACCGACTGCGGACGTATCTGTGGTAGATTTAACGGTTCGTTTAGAGAAAGCTACTTCTTACGAAGAGATCTGTGCTGCGATGAAAGCCGCTTCAGAAGGTGAACTTAAAGGTATTTTGGGATATACAGAGGATGCGGTGGTTTCTCAGGATTTCGTAGGCGAAAAAAGAACTTCTGTATTCGATAAAGACGCCGGAATCATGTTATCACCAAACTTTGTGAAATTGGTGTCATGGTATGATAACGAAATGGGTTACTCTAACAAATTAGCAGACCTTTTGGTACACTCCGCAAGTTTATAA
- a CDS encoding oxygenase MpaB family protein produces the protein MLAKPQFYNAPHFRSFWEKGNGKELLDWANITIDIQDFDQFAPLYHQYDELADDVVKETYLKMPYKQASSLIHHGASNRISVDDDYPDILKEFFMQMQQVPVWLNRDLANAGARFCMRSGTNALIILRDFSLMGGYDYAYLNKPLIFTGILKKGAVKRLKDTLEFWIGVTRENALEINSEAYQLVVRTRLMHAYARLKIKSESTNWDYEKWGEPINYWDMIATYTGFSLVLMQGLRKLGLEISEQEELGVFHLWKYIGYLLGIPAVYLPENRQEAVKQLYLWSSVQDQGDEDSVQLARALLDENLENTIYKYPFQRKMLLKLHQSMNWFLLDEDINERLQIPKVGIATAFPKFIITANKIAQRIFSLDDPEKYQKLVIRGDKDQVQVLEDYIKHSPKDFRY, from the coding sequence ATGCTTGCAAAACCGCAGTTTTATAACGCTCCACACTTCCGGAGTTTTTGGGAAAAAGGAAATGGAAAGGAACTTCTGGATTGGGCAAATATCACCATCGACATACAGGACTTTGATCAGTTTGCGCCACTTTACCATCAGTATGACGAGCTGGCCGATGATGTAGTGAAGGAAACCTATCTGAAGATGCCTTACAAACAAGCGAGCTCGCTGATCCATCATGGTGCCAGCAACAGGATCTCCGTTGATGATGACTATCCAGATATTCTTAAAGAATTCTTCATGCAAATGCAGCAAGTACCTGTATGGTTGAATAGAGACCTGGCAAATGCAGGCGCCCGTTTCTGTATGAGAAGCGGCACCAATGCCCTCATTATCCTTCGTGATTTTTCCCTTATGGGCGGTTACGATTATGCCTATCTGAATAAGCCTCTGATCTTTACCGGAATCTTGAAAAAAGGAGCCGTAAAAAGACTGAAGGACACCCTTGAATTCTGGATTGGCGTTACGCGTGAAAACGCGCTTGAAATTAATTCCGAAGCTTATCAACTCGTTGTCCGTACACGGTTGATGCACGCCTATGCACGCTTAAAAATAAAATCTGAAAGCACTAATTGGGATTACGAAAAATGGGGTGAACCTATTAATTATTGGGATATGATCGCCACGTATACCGGTTTCAGTCTGGTATTGATGCAGGGTTTACGGAAATTAGGGCTCGAAATTTCTGAACAGGAAGAACTCGGTGTTTTTCATCTTTGGAAGTACATTGGATATCTGCTCGGTATCCCAGCGGTATATTTGCCAGAGAACCGTCAAGAGGCGGTAAAACAATTATACCTCTGGAGTTCGGTACAGGACCAGGGCGATGAGGATTCTGTGCAACTCGCCCGTGCGCTGCTGGATGAAAATCTGGAAAATACCATCTACAAATATCCTTTCCAGCGGAAAATGCTGCTGAAGCTTCATCAAAGCATGAACTGGTTTCTGCTGGATGAAGACATTAATGAAAGACTACAAATTCCGAAGGTTGGGATAGCCACCGCTTTCCCGAAATTCATCATAACCGCCAACAAAATCGCACAAAGAATTTTCAGCCTTGATGATCCCGAGAAATATCAAAAACTTGTCATACGCGGTGATAAAGACCAAGTGCAGGTGCTGGAGGATTACATAAAACACTCCCCAAAAGATTTCAGGTATTAG
- the pfkA gene encoding 6-phosphofructokinase: protein MKESAVKKIAVFTSGGDAPGMNAALRAVVRTASHYNIDCYGVREGYNGLINDDFTKMGPRSVKNIITEGGTILKSARSLEFKTKQGRQKAFDNCQKHDIDALVCIGGDGTFTGAKIFNEEFGIKVIGVPGTIDNDIFGTDNTIGYDTALNTAMEAIDKIRDTATSHNRVFFVEVMGRDAGFIALNSGLATGAIDILIPERKDSIEDLFKTFERAEKAGKASSIVVVAEGEKLGSIYDLAKATKAGFPDYDIRVAVLGHIQRGGSPSCADRVLASQLGYAAVVGLMEGRTNVMAGLKSNQIVYTPIEEAIKKHNEIDANLLKISEILAI from the coding sequence ATGAAAGAAAGCGCTGTAAAAAAAATTGCAGTTTTTACGTCAGGTGGCGACGCACCTGGGATGAACGCCGCACTGCGGGCAGTTGTACGTACTGCCAGCCATTATAACATTGACTGTTATGGTGTAAGAGAAGGATATAATGGTCTTATAAATGATGATTTTACCAAAATGGGCCCGCGCTCGGTAAAAAATATCATCACCGAGGGAGGCACCATCCTGAAATCAGCCCGTTCCTTGGAATTCAAAACCAAACAAGGGCGCCAAAAAGCCTTCGATAACTGCCAGAAACATGACATTGATGCACTGGTTTGTATCGGTGGTGATGGCACTTTTACCGGCGCAAAAATTTTCAATGAAGAATTTGGTATTAAAGTAATTGGTGTGCCAGGTACCATTGATAATGATATTTTCGGTACTGATAACACCATAGGTTATGATACCGCACTGAATACCGCGATGGAAGCCATCGATAAAATACGTGATACCGCTACCTCCCACAACCGGGTATTCTTCGTGGAAGTGATGGGACGTGATGCCGGCTTCATCGCACTGAACAGCGGGTTGGCTACCGGCGCGATTGACATCCTGATCCCGGAACGCAAAGACAGCATCGAAGACCTCTTCAAAACCTTCGAACGTGCGGAAAAAGCCGGAAAGGCATCCAGCATCGTTGTAGTAGCAGAAGGTGAAAAGCTGGGCAGCATCTATGATCTGGCCAAAGCCACCAAAGCTGGTTTCCCGGATTATGATATTCGGGTGGCAGTTTTAGGACACATACAGCGCGGTGGTTCGCCAAGCTGTGCAGACCGTGTACTTGCCAGCCAACTTGGTTATGCAGCTGTAGTAGGACTTATGGAAGGCCGTACGAATGTGATGGCCGGTCTGAAATCTAATCAGATTGTTTATACGCCCATCGAGGAAGCCATTAAAAAACATAATGAAATTGACGCTAACCTGCTGAAAATTTCAGAAATTCTGGCCATCTAA